One region of Gammaproteobacteria bacterium genomic DNA includes:
- the gspG gene encoding type II secretion system protein GspG — MVVVVILSILAAIVVPRIMDRPDTARIAKAQADIRALESALNLYKLDNHDYPSTDEGLEALTDKPADAPSWKEGGYIDRLPKDPWGRDYQYLNPGVHGAIDVFSLGADGQPGGEGVNADIGNWNPEG, encoded by the coding sequence ATGGTGGTGGTGGTGATACTCAGCATCCTTGCGGCCATCGTGGTGCCGCGCATCATGGACCGGCCGGACACGGCGCGCATCGCCAAGGCCCAGGCGGACATCCGGGCCCTGGAAAGCGCCTTGAATCTGTACAAGCTCGACAACCACGATTACCCCAGCACCGACGAGGGGCTGGAAGCGCTGACGGACAAGCCCGCCGATGCGCCGTCGTGGAAAGAAGGCGGCTATATCGACCGCCTGCCCAAAGACCCCTGGGGCCGCGACTACCAATACCTGAACCCCGGCGTGCACGGCGCCATCGACGTGTTCTCCCTGGGCGCCGACGGCCAGCCGGGGGGCGAAGGTGTGAATGCCGACA